The Helianthus annuus cultivar XRQ/B chromosome 15, HanXRQr2.0-SUNRISE, whole genome shotgun sequence genomic sequence tccgctgccaaatttataaacaccgataccaccggctCTGTGTAGCTCGCGACCGCCCGCCTCccggggcaggggtcgggggttgcgacatagGACCTATGTACTTATGTGATTTCATGTTTTGTTTAGCTTATGATTTTCTACTGCTCACACATTTAAATCCTGTTCATCTCACACTCAAATGCATGCAAGCACCCTACCTGTTACATGACTATGTGTTTCATACAATGTGTTATAAATACATTTATGCAACGTATATATATTATTGGTATATCTCTCACTACCCACACCAGGGCCGGCCCATGGGCCAGCTAACTCAAGCTAGGGCTTTAGGTCACATATTTTATAGGGCCtccagcaaaaaaaaaaaaattatatagcCTGTATTGCATTTTGGGCTTATAAACAAAAGAGTAGGCTTAAAAGATTGGCCGCTAGGTATAATAATTGGGACACTTGAAGGATAGAATGAAACACAGCGTGTGAATGCGTGATTCTGGGGAACGGCAGAACTGTTTGTTATAATGTCTCAAGGAAAAACAAGAAACCCGTTTACATTAAAATGCAGGTAACAACTCATGCATTTCAACTGTTTGTTATAATGCCTCAAAGAAAAACAAACCTGTTGACTTGTCTTTGTTACTCTTTCTCGTACAGCCCTTCCTTTGGCCAGGTTCCTGCATTTCAAGATGATGACATCACCTTGTTTGGTAAACTCTTAtctatgtgttttatgtgattattatcttatttattgtttttcaaaTAGGGATATTTAGTTTCCTTTGGCCAGGTTCCTGCATTTCAAGATGATGACATCACCTTGTTTGGTAAACTCTTATCTATATGTTTTATGTGATTATTATCttatttattgtttttcaaaTAGGGATATTTGGATGAATTTAAACTGGTTAAAATTATCTGTTTGTTTCAAGATGCAATATCAAAACACCCCATTATCATAAGAAATTCAATTCTTTTTATTAGATAGGGTTAATATCATAACCTTACCTTTTCTTTGAACGGAATAAAACCAAAATTCTAAGGATTTAGAAATGTATCCGAAAATCATCCAACCTATAAGTTGTAAGGGTCTATTGGCTGGGTTGGTTACAGAAATCCTAGTTTCCTTTTATGCAATGTTAAGATCTTACCTGATCTGGCCTCTTACCATCGCCTGATTAATACCGTAAATAACcaacaatgttttaaaaaccggtttttaaatcaaactggattaggctaaaaaatggttcaaccggttgaacgaGGTTGTATCGAGTAGTTCAGCCGGGTTGACtagctaactctataatttcataaattgcaacatcaactcaaaagttaatctAAAAATGCATGACtacatattaaaagatgatccaaaagtaaatccataataaaaaataacccaaaagataatcgaaaatcattTAATCttccaacaagctcttttaaatgaaaatgtgtgatatgtttaagccatttgagcCTTTTATACACCATGTGGTTGTAATAGTTTAAATCTAGTTCTTTGTGATATGGCTAATTCGTGTACAAAAGCTCGTGAGTTTTTTGGAATTATACAACGTACTTATACATATCTTTACACATACAACAAATATATAAgagtacaatttttttttaaactctgCCAACAATAAACCTTATAGTTTATTTTGCCGGTCCTAAGCTCGGGTAAAGGAGGAGGGTTTTTCTcaaattgttttcttttttttttttttgggaaaaaggcCACAAACTTTTACTTCGCCTTAGCCCACCAAAATAGTTAAGTCGGCCCTGCCACACACAATGCACTATATAATACTTATAATATCCTTATTATAAGTTCCAATTCCCTCCAACATTTAAACCATGCTACACAGCTGAAAACACATTAATTGTAGGAACAATTGGTATATAATTTAAAGAGTAAAGTAATCCCTGAGGTTAACACCCGCTCGCAGATCCAGTCTCTATTTTGAAAAAATCAACACTCTAGTCCCTGACGTATTCAATTTGATTCAATTAAGGGCCAGGGCCAAACTGCCGTTAGTCAACAGTTAGTTAACCAGGGTATTAATGTCTTTTTACTTAAAAAATAAAGAGAAATATTAGCATTTCGTATTTTCTAGCCCAATATAGCACATACCATCCCTCTGAGAGCCCCAAATTAAACAATTCAATCCTCCCATCTTCTCCATCTACTCCATTTCCGGAAACCAATTAATTTTTCCGTTCTAACAACCATGATGACACCACCACTAGACTACTAGATCAATAACTATAAACCATTTATCATTAACCTGTTGGTGGCAGTTGGTGGCAGCAATTACGTAAACTCCCTTGCGTTGATCACCACCATCTAGCTCTGTCAGTAGCTGGAAAAACAAAAAgaactttttatttttatgataGAATATGCTTAGTGAAACATAACATATATTTACAAATATTAACCCATGATGAGAAAGATTAATAATACGATTTCTAAAATTTGCTTACCTGGGTTAGAAATCTGTCAACAACCAACCCCCCTTTCTCACCATGCTTTGTTGTCATAGCATCTATCTAAAATTAAGAACAAGGCCGGCCTTGAGAATTCCTGTACCCTGTttgagctcgaaaaaacgtgTTGTCGGACCTTAAcgaaataaataatttaaacaaGTTTTTCATACAACCGTGAACCGTTGACAAAAATATAGCATtcgataaacaatgcaattaacaaaatacaaaatatagtATTCGAACGAGTGACATACTGTAAAAACTAATAAGCTAATAGCTAACCAATGATTTGTGAAGCCTTCCTTGCATTCTTGATAGCAAATTGGTGAATCAACTCTTCACAGTTTAAATCATACCTGAATTCGactaaaaaaaaagaatatggGCCTGAATTTGACAATCGTTTTTGTATAAATTACCAACAATTTAGTCTTCAACAAAACAGAAAAAGGGCATGAATTCGACAATAACTGATCGCCTAAACAAGGGCCTGAATTCAACAAAAAGAAACataataattaataactaataAGGGTCTGAATGAGTGAATTCGAccaaaaacaaaacataacaacTGAAGTACTGAACAAGGGCCGATTGACGATTGATGATTTGATGTTTACCTGAATACGTGATCCGTGATCGTGAGACTGAGTTCGTCGAACTGACTCTATGTGTGGTGGCCCGTGGTTGCGTGCAAGACTGAAAGCGAAGAACAAAAGAGTGCAGACTCTGTGGCTTCTGTGTGTGCAGACTCGGTGAGTTTTTCGTCAAACCAGGTCAGTCTCATACTCTCCTGCTATACGATGTTTCAATATCCATAGGGCACTAGTTGTCGCCCAACATGgactaattattttttattagtttttaaaatcatttgagtattgggctcactaacctAATTCCAATGAACTAGCTAATCTAAACCATATGACTTTAtttgtaagtgggcctatgttatATTAGTATTTATTTGACTATACACTAtaaatttttttacatatatgatatcatatttttttaaattacgtGCCTTACGAAATcacgggccctggccggtggtcctccccgcccacctccAATAGCCGCCCCTGATGGAGAACATATAAAAAATCCTCATCAAAGAATAGTATGCATGGAGAACATGTCCTTGCACGACTGAATATAGTCCGCAATGCCAATTCACTATCTCCAGCGTATTTGTTCAGAAGCTCAGGACCCTTCATAGTAAACAAAAAATATGTATTATAAACTTTAGGGTATAACAAATCAGGTGGATCAACTATGGAAAGAAGTAAAATAAGTGACATACCTTAATCAACATGTGCTGCTTCGATTAATAATCACACCGGTTCTTCGTTCTCTCCTCCTAGTTCCGGTACTGTTGTCGTACTTACTCTGCGTGAATTGAATGAAACTTTTTTTTCGAGGTAACTGTTGAGTTCATGATCTTCGTTGAATCTGATTTTGTGCGGTTTGACTTTTGAGCGTGTTATGTAAATTTAGAGTGTAAGATCAGTTTGATTTTGGATTTTATTGAGTTTGAATTAGGTGAAATTGATAAAAGTGTTGTTGATTGGTGCTTAGATCCGGTTAGAAGTTGAATATACTTGAGATGCAAATGGATTAAATGTTCTCCGTGAGGGGCGGCGGCTGGTGGTGGTTGTGTGGAGAGGGGCGGTGGCTGGTGGTGGTTTTCTGGACAGGGAACTAAAAGGGATTTGACTTATTTGTATCGCAGTTTCGGTCCTTAAGGGTAGTATGGTCTTTTAACCATAATCCTAATTGTttattaacaaaagtttgatgCAGGGGTTTAATTGAATCAAATTGACAACGTCAATGACTGAAGTATTGATATTTTCAAAATAGGGACTGAATCTACCAAGCAGGTGTTAACCTCATGAACTGAAAGTGTACTTTACTCTAATTTAAAAAGTAAAACACCTTTAGTAAAAAACTCTTTCTAACCTGAAACCCGTTTCAACCTGAACGTCCTAAACCAAAGCAACATTTCTTCTAACCCGAAACCCGTTTCGACTCAAACATGTTTGGACCGGAAACCGTTTCAACCTGATAGTCCCAAACCAAAGCAACGTTTTTTATGAACCCGTTTTGACTTGACATGCCACCCGACCCGACCATTTTGGCATACATGCTAATCGGTAATCGCTAATGCCAAGCTTTTATCCTCTTTATAGACAAACATAAATCAAAATCAATAATCTTACAACCAATAAAACCCTAAATTCATGTTTCAAAACTCACAAATCCCAGACTGTCTGAAAATGTAAAGCATTGCAAAACAAAGACTCATCCAATTTACACCATGAGGAAAACCCTGCTGAAACCCCTCTACCCCATCACAATCTGCAGACCTCATTCATCCCCCATCAATGGCGGAACAACGACTCACACTCACCACCCACTTCATAACCCATCAATCCCCGACCCAAACCCACTTCCACTCTCCAACTCCAGGTGGGTTTTCACCACAACCGCACCCCTACCGCCAGAATGGGTCGAACCCATCAACGACACCTCTGACCTCATCTCACCGAACCCCAAACCCTCCCCATGGGTTGACCAAATCTTCAATCTTTTAAACGATGACGTTTCATCTCAAATGGAACCCAAATTGGATGCCTTTTGCCGCAACTGGTTCATCAGATTATCACCCAATTTCGTCTGTTACATTCTTTCTTCGGGTCGGGTCAAAACCCGACCCGAATTGGCCTTCCGGTTTTTCAATTGGGCAGGTAGTCAAAAGGGTGGTGGGTGCAATTATTCTCATAATCTTGAATGCTATGCTTTATTGATTGATGTTTTATCTGGTTCTAAAGATGTTGATAGGGTTAAGTGTGTGTTTAATGAGGTTAAAAACAAGGGGTTTGTTATGAACATAAAGTCTGCAAATTTGTTGATAAAATCATTTGGGAATCTTGGTATGGTTGAAGAATTGTTGTGGGTATGGAAGGAAATGAAGGAGCATGAAATCGAACCGAGCTTGTTTACGTTTAATTTTTTGATTAATGGGCTGGTTAATTCGATGTTTATGGAATCTGCTGAGCAGGTTTTGGAAGTTATGGAGGCCGGGTTGGTTAAACCCGACGCTGTAACATATAATATGATGATCAAAGGGTACTGTAAATGTGGGAAAACGAAGAGCGCGTTTGAGAAGTTTAAGAGAATGGAAGAGATGAACATAGAGCCTGATAAGATTAGTTATATGACTTTGATCCAAGCTTTTTATTCGGATTGCGATTATGATTATTGTTTGAAACTTTATAATGAAATGGAGGAAAAGAGGGTTGAAATACCGCCACATGCTTATAGTTTAGTGATTGGTGGTCTTTGTAAAGATGGGAAGCCGATGGAAGGTTATACGTTGTTTGAAAGTATGATTCAAAAGGGCGGTAAAGCTAATGTTGCAATGTATACTGCATTAATGGACGCGTATGCAAAAGCCGGGCACATAGATCAGGTGGTTAGGCTTTTCGAGAGGATGAATAATGACGGTTTTAGCCCCGATGAGGTTACTTATGGTGTTATTGTGAACGTTTTATGCAAAACCGGAAGACTAGAAGAGGCGTTAAACTATTTTGAGTTGTGTAAAGAGAATAAAGTTACGGTTAACGCAATGTTTTATTCGAGTCTTATAGACGGATTTGGAAAAGCCGGGAGATTGGACGAGGCCGAGAAGCTTTTTGAAGAAATGGTTAATGATGGATGTAGTCGGGATTCGTATTGCTACAATGCACTTATCGACGCATTGGTGAAAAACGATAAGGTTGATGAAGCATTGGCGCTTTTTAATAGGATGGAAATAGACGGTTGTGGTCAAACGGTGTATACATACACAATCATAATGAGCGGTTTATTTAACAAACATCGAAACGAAGAAGCGTTAAAGATTTGGGATATGATGATTGATAAGGGAATAACTCCCACGCCTGCTTCTTTTCGGGTTCTTTCAACCGGGCTTTGCCTTTCGGGTAAAGTGTCACGAGCATGTAAGATTTTGGATGCGTTGGCACCAATGGGGGTGGTTATAGACACGGCGTGTGAAGATATGATTAATGTTTTGGTCAAAGCTGGTCGTGTGGAGCAAGCGTGTAAATTGGCTGATGGGATTGTGGAAAGGGGTCGAGAGATACCAGGGAGGGTTCGTACGGTTTTGATCAACGCTTTGAGGAAATCCGGGAATTCAGAGATGGCAATGAAACTGATGCATAGTAAAATTGGGATTGGGTATGATAGGAAGGGCAGTGTGAAGAAGCGAGTGAAGTTTCGCGTGCTCGTTGACAAGTGAGATTGTTtcaaagggtatttttgtaactTTGTAGATCCCAATCTTGCAGTGTTTGGATAGCAGCTGAAGCTAGTTACCATGGTAAGCTCGGTTATTCTTACTTCTAAAGTATTTTAGTTTAACCAGGTCTATGCTTTAGGTTCTGGGTTCTCTAGGATCAATTTGGGTTATCCTTTTTCACTAAGCGGGTCAAAAAGGTAAATTTTCGAAAAAAATTGATAGAACTGTTACAGGTCAAACGGGTTAAAAGTAGCCCAACATATAAAATGTTATATAACATATAgttcttttacttttttttaatggCGTATGGTTTTTTACTAGTATTATGGTATGTACAAtgttttcatttaaaaaaaatgaggAGACAAATAGTCTTTGTGGGTCATAGttgtcgatagcgaatagcgacaaggcacctataggctacgtagcgaatagcgacaaatagcgacggctattttataaatagcgataaaGTAGTCGAAAATTCAAGAAATTGTTTTACATTCAAACATCCAAAATAAATAAacattcaaaccacattcaaacacCTAAATAGCTAAAATAGTCGATCACAACTCATCCAACTCTTCATATTCCGGGTCGTCGGGATCATCATCTTGATCTGATGTTGGCACAAAATCTTTATAAGCCCCAGCATCgttttcttcaacatcatcacaaACTTCTTCATCAACTAAACCTTTTCCTTTTGCCCTTGAGCTCGATGCGGTATTCTTGGCACCCTTTTTACTCCCACGTGCTCTTGTCGAATAGGGCGCCTCTTCCGCCCCAGTAGCATCCCTTACATGACCCCATGTCAAATCTTCACCCTCGACCACCGGGACATCTTCTTCATCCTCCTCTTCTAACGCTCCCATCAACCACTCATGCGGATCTTGTACATTTGCATCATCTAAGATAATCGGGTCAATCGTATCACGCATAACGTACCTTCTTTTTAGAGCCCGATTATACTTAATGTACACAAGATCATTAAGCTTTTTTTGCTCGAGTCGGTTTCTTTTTTTTGGAATGAAgctataaaaataaaatataataacttaataaatattatttatattaaatattaaatagaGAGTTCCTTACATGTTCAAATACGCTCCAATTGCGCTCGCACCCCGACGAGCTACATGTTAAACTAAGCACCTTAACCGCAAACCTTTTTAGAGTCGGTGCCGATGATCCATATGGCATCCACCAAACCGCTAACAAAATAACAACATAGAAAAAAGTATGTAAAATTTCCTAattaataatatgtaatatatatatgaaAAGTATACCAGGAGCAAGTTTTGTTCTCATTTTCTTTGCCATCGGTTCTTCAAAAATCCCTTCAGCGGTTCTATATAATGGGAGCTCAAGATGAATCTTCATCTGCTCATCTTCATTCAATGACAGCTTTTTAATGCAAGCCATTAACCCAACTTTgacctcttcatcatcctcaataTCGATATTGTTGTAGTACAAAGACGGATTCAAGTAGTTTCCCGCTGCATGTAAAGGCCGATGTAACTGGCAATCCCACCTTCTATCAATTATTTCAAAAATGTCTCAATACTTTTCTTCTTTGTCGTTGAAATGCGATTGTATATGTATGTGTTCACCTTAATTGCCTTTTCAAGACTTCTTTTTAAATGAGCCATTTTGAAGATATCTTCAAACATCAAGTCGATGCAATGAGCCGCACAAGGAGTCCAATATATGTGCGGATACTTTTCTTCCACAAGTTTACCCGCCGCAACATTATTGGATGCGCTATCCGTTACTATTTGAATGACATGATCGAGCCTTACCTTCTTAATAAATTGGTCAAACAATGCGAACATCTTCTCACCTACGAGAGATGTTAAAGTTAGCAAGTCTTCTACAAACTAATAGTTAAGAAAATCATAAAAGGTTAATCAGTTACCCGTGTGAGAATAGCTAGAGGCGTCGACCGATTCGATGAACATGCTTCCTCGAGGAGTATTAACTAGGAAGTTGATTAAAGCCCTTCCCTTCCGGTCTCTTCATCCATCGGCCATCAAAGAACAGCCATATGTTGACTTCTCAACCTCGTTATCGTGCAAAATCTTTTTTGTATGTTCCAACTCTAGTTTCAACATCGGAACACGTACCTCGTGATAGCTAGGGGGTTTCATACCGCAACCATATCTACCAATCGCTTCAATTGCGGGCGCCAAACTATCATACTTCACCGCATTGAATGCAATACCCGCATCATACATCCAACGTGCAAATTTTTTCACCGCATCAAGTCTGAGCTTCTTTTGGACGTCTTTGTATTCTGCACTTCCAACTAAGTTTCCCCCTTTCTTCCCCGAGGTACTAGATGGCTTGAACATTCCATATAACGGGCCTTTCGCTTTTTCTCACTAGCCGATGAACCAGCAGACGATACGGGCCTCTTTCCCCTTGATTAAGCTTCACTACTAAAAGTAAGAAATTATCTTCTTCAACATCTTCTTCTAAATCTACAACCTCGTCAAAATATGgtattttatttatcttttcacgTGCGCGCGACTTCATCTTAAATAAATCTTGGAATAATTTTTTCACATCAGCAGGGACTTTGTTACATCTCGCCACATTTGGGGAACTCCAAGCAAGGTGCTGCTAGTTTCTTGTAATCCCGCCACTTACACAAACCCACAGAAATTACATCTAACTGAGGCTTTCGATCCTTCTACTGCAGTCCCATACGCCCATCCCGAATCAACTTCCCTTTTACTCTTACTCATTCTGTTTAAACAAACTGATCAGCAGGTGTATAAACAAACTGATCAGCAATGAACCGAAAATCAGCAGGTGTTTAAACAGAGACGAATTGAACAGAAGAACAGAGGTGAACAGAAAAGAACAGAGACAAATTGAATAGAAAATCAAGGAAGACGAGAAAGAGCAGAGGTGAACAGAAAATAATGAACCTGATGTTGAGATGTGCTTGATTGAAGAAGACGAGAGAAAGCAGAGGTTGATTGAAGATGAGAGCTGGTTGATTGAAGTTGAGATGTGCTTGATTGTAGAAGACGAGAGAGAAGCAGAGGTTCGTTCAGCGATTTAGAGGCCGCTTCTTTTTTTAAGATGTCAAAAACCCTAACCGCTGCTCGCTTTTatattaaacataaaaaaaacccCTAAGTATCGCTAAAATGGCTATTCATCGCCATGACCAACATAGCGACACATAGTCGCATCGCCATGAAGCGCGCTATAGCGACCACCATggtcgctattgacaactatgttGTGGGTTGGCTCTGTCTAACCTGACTGGTACCAAAAAGTTACTCAGTTCAACTGAAAGAGCAGCCCAAGCTCGTCTAAGCTATAGTGCGGCTCGTATACTTTTCCAGAGCTCAAGCACGAGTTGATAGTTTTTCAAGCTTGAGCTCGGTTGGtttgttatttatttaattatcttatttataaacatttattatttaattttattatccGCTTATGCCTTTGAATACGTAAGAGAATAATTAGTTTTTAACTGCACAAGTATAGAAAAGATTCTTGGATTTTTGTGGTGTGTTGTTTAATTTCATTTCATGAACATCACAACAGAACATTGTAATTGGATTTGTCTGATTTTAATAGCTTCAACATGTAGTATGTTTCTATTTCGCCACTTCCAGTTTTTGATAACTGTTCTAGATACAAACTAAATCCACCACTTGTGGCATAGTGGTAGAGAGGCTTGGGTTCTCCAatggagacccaagttcaatcCCCACTTGTGTCACTTTGGTGGATTAGGCAATGATAAATAGACTCTATCCTCCTTACAGAGGTGTCAAGCTCTATCTTGAGCCCACCCGGGTTTTTGTCCCACCGTGTGTTACGCCATAGTGTTTtgctcttgtggtggcacaacgaCTGTCAAGTGGCAGCCGGCGGTATGGTTTCCCGGGGGAATGCCCAAGCCAAACTCTGAAGCCAGCCGGTTAAGACAATATAGTCTGGTCAGAGTAGGGCAACGAGGCTCTCAAATTTGGGGAGTGCGGTAgcccatagttgtcaatagcgaccATGGCGGTCGCTATAGCGCGCTTCATGGCGATTTTAGCGATacttagggtttttttttttaattaatataaaagcGAGCAGCGATTAGGGTTTTTGACATCTTAAAAAAAGAAGCGGCCTCTAAATCGTTGAACGAACCTCTGCTTCTCTCTCGTCTTCTACAATCAAGCACATCTCAACTTCAATCAAGCAGCTCTCATCTTCAATCAACCTCTGCTCTCTCTCGTCTTCTTCAATCAAGCACATCTCAACATCAGGTTCATTCTTTTCTGTTCACCTCTGCTCTTTCTCGTCTTCCTTGATTTTCTGTTCAATTCGTCTCTGTTCTTTTCTGTTCACCTCTGTTCTTCTGTTCAATTCGTCTCTGTTTAAACACCTGCTGATTTTCTGTTCATTGCTGATCAGTTTGTTTATACACCTGCTGATCAGTTTGTTTAAACAGAATGAGTAAGAGTAAAAGGGAAGTTGATCCGGGGTGGGCGTATGGTACTGCAGTAGAAGGATCGAAAGCCTCAGTTAGATGTAATTTCTGTGGGTTTGTGTCAAGTGGCAGGATTACAAGACACAAGCATCACCTTGCTTGGAGTTCCCCAAATGTGGGTGAGATGTAACAAAGTCCCTGCTGATGTGAAAATATTATTCCAAGATTTATTTGAGAAGAAGTCGCGCGCACGTGAAGAGATGAATAAAATACCACATTTTGACGAGGTTGTAGATttagaagaagaagatgaatttCCTACTTTTAGTAGTGAAGCTCAATCAAAGGAAAAGAGGCCCGTATCGTCTGCTGGTTCATCGGCTAGTGAGGTCTATGCAGTCAATCTCGGCGGTATATCAGTGATATCTCaccgatatatcggttatcggacCTTGGCTGGCATATCGGTTTGAAAAATCGGTAATAATATCGCTGGCgataatatcggtgatatatacCGATATATCGCCGATATTTTGTAATTCTGATATCGGTTATCTCACTGAGAATATCGATAGGCCCAACAACGAAATGAAAATTGAACAGATAAGCTGAAAAAAGATAAAAACACATATCTATTGCGACTCCGACGACGATTTCCGGCAGAAAAATTCCGATTCCCGTGATGCTTTCTGCTGGAAAGCAGGAAGAAGAAGGTGAAGAAGAGAGCGGCTGGGTGTTTTAGCGTGTTTTAGGTTTAGGGTTTGTGGAAACAAGGAAGAAGAAGGTGAAGAAGATAGTGGCTGGGGTTTTTTTAGCGTGTTTTAGGTTTAGGGTTTTATAAACTTAATGTATTTTAACATTTAGCCCCTCTATCTTTTACCAGTTTCCATTTAGTACGTAAAAGTTGTAAAAAATTAGTTTGGGTTCGAAAACAACTTATTTTAACACTAAATATGGCTAAATTGTTGCACTAATTAGTTCTAGatgtaaatatatacatatattatatagGTTCTAGATattaatatacatatattatataggttctgtatatataatatattttacattatattatataaattaccgatatcccaccgcgataactgatatctcaaatatcggtccttgaccgatatctgaTATTTTTCCACATTAACTGCATAGAGTGAGGTTAATAAAAAAGCGACAGGCCCGTTATATGGAATGTTCAAGCCATCTAGTACCTCGGGGAAGAAAGGGGGGAAACTTAGTTGGAAGTGCAGAATACAAAGACGTCCAAAAG encodes the following:
- the LOC110912698 gene encoding pentatricopeptide repeat-containing protein At1g03560, mitochondrial is translated as MRKTLLKPLYPITICRPHSSPINGGTTTHTHHPLHNPSIPDPNPLPLSNSRWVFTTTAPLPPEWVEPINDTSDLISPNPKPSPWVDQIFNLLNDDVSSQMEPKLDAFCRNWFIRLSPNFVCYILSSGRVKTRPELAFRFFNWAGSQKGGGCNYSHNLECYALLIDVLSGSKDVDRVKCVFNEVKNKGFVMNIKSANLLIKSFGNLGMVEELLWVWKEMKEHEIEPSLFTFNFLINGLVNSMFMESAEQVLEVMEAGLVKPDAVTYNMMIKGYCKCGKTKSAFEKFKRMEEMNIEPDKISYMTLIQAFYSDCDYDYCLKLYNEMEEKRVEIPPHAYSLVIGGLCKDGKPMEGYTLFESMIQKGGKANVAMYTALMDAYAKAGHIDQVVRLFERMNNDGFSPDEVTYGVIVNVLCKTGRLEEALNYFELCKENKVTVNAMFYSSLIDGFGKAGRLDEAEKLFEEMVNDGCSRDSYCYNALIDALVKNDKVDEALALFNRMEIDGCGQTVYTYTIIMSGLFNKHRNEEALKIWDMMIDKGITPTPASFRVLSTGLCLSGKVSRACKILDALAPMGVVIDTACEDMINVLVKAGRVEQACKLADGIVERGREIPGRVRTVLINALRKSGNSEMAMKLMHSKIGIGYDRKGSVKKRVKFRVLVDK